From the genome of Pelobacter propionicus DSM 2379, one region includes:
- a CDS encoding M42 family metallopeptidase produces MRKESLKFLEKLLDAPSPSGYEQPAQRVFREYVAPFCDELTTDVMGNVFARVAGQGENLPRVMVVGHTDEIGLQVKYIDDKGFLYFAAVGGVDAHLTPGKRVNVHTAGGPLPGVIGKKPIHLMDTKDRETVVKLESQYIDIGASDKEEAQKLVRVGDAVTFASSFTRLHGDRVASRGFDDKAGCFVVAEVLRLVKASGRKLNLDLYGVSSVQEEIGLRGGTTSSYSVNPDVGICVEVDFATDQPDVEKKHNGEVGLGKGPILARGANINPRLFELLCETAESEKLVIQHTASPRATGTDANVMQISRGGVATALVKIPLRYMHTPIETVALSDLENAAKLIVATLDRITSRDEFVPK; encoded by the coding sequence ATGCGCAAGGAATCACTGAAATTTCTGGAAAAACTCCTCGATGCCCCCAGTCCCTCCGGCTATGAGCAGCCTGCCCAGCGGGTCTTTCGCGAGTATGTGGCCCCTTTCTGCGACGAACTGACCACCGATGTCATGGGCAACGTGTTCGCCCGCGTGGCGGGCCAGGGAGAGAACCTGCCGCGGGTGATGGTGGTGGGCCACACCGACGAGATCGGCCTGCAGGTCAAGTACATCGACGACAAGGGCTTCCTCTATTTCGCGGCGGTCGGGGGGGTGGATGCCCACCTGACGCCTGGCAAACGGGTCAATGTGCACACGGCAGGAGGCCCCCTGCCAGGCGTGATCGGCAAGAAGCCGATCCACCTGATGGACACCAAGGACCGCGAGACCGTGGTCAAGCTGGAGTCCCAGTACATCGATATCGGCGCCAGCGACAAGGAAGAGGCCCAGAAGCTGGTCAGGGTGGGGGATGCGGTAACCTTTGCCAGTTCGTTCACCCGTCTGCACGGTGACCGGGTGGCCTCGCGCGGTTTCGACGACAAGGCCGGCTGCTTCGTGGTGGCCGAGGTGCTGCGCCTGGTGAAGGCATCAGGCAGGAAGCTGAATCTGGACCTGTACGGCGTCTCGTCGGTTCAGGAGGAGATTGGCCTGCGCGGCGGGACCACCAGCAGCTACAGCGTGAACCCCGATGTGGGCATCTGCGTGGAGGTGGATTTTGCCACCGACCAGCCTGACGTGGAGAAGAAGCACAACGGCGAGGTGGGGCTGGGTAAGGGGCCGATCCTGGCCCGCGGCGCCAACATCAACCCGCGCCTGTTCGAACTGCTCTGCGAGACCGCCGAGAGCGAGAAGCTCGTCATCCAGCACACCGCCAGCCCCCGGGCCACCGGCACCGATGCCAACGTGATGCAGATCTCCCGTGGCGGCGTTGCCACCGCCCTGGTGAAAATACCGCTGCGCTACATGCACACCCCCATCGAGACCGTGGCGCTCAGCGACCTGGAAAACGCGGCCAAGCTGATCGTGGCAACTCTGGATCGGATAACCTCGCGGGATGAGTTCGTGCCGAAATAA
- a CDS encoding cupin domain-containing protein, producing MRIKNFTDVTATKIDNDQARGISARVVIGREDGAENFCMRVFQLAPGGCTPKHAHAWEHEIFVHEGDGGIFGNGAWHPFLRGTVVLVEADEEHQIRNSGTETLTFVCLVPSTAPEL from the coding sequence ATGCGGATAAAGAATTTCACCGATGTAACGGCAACCAAGATCGACAACGATCAGGCCAGGGGGATTAGCGCGCGGGTGGTGATCGGCAGGGAGGATGGCGCCGAGAACTTCTGCATGCGGGTCTTCCAACTGGCGCCGGGAGGATGCACCCCCAAACACGCCCATGCCTGGGAACACGAGATCTTCGTCCACGAGGGGGATGGCGGGATCTTCGGCAACGGCGCCTGGCACCCCTTCCTGAGGGGGACGGTGGTGTTGGTGGAGGCCGATGAGGAGCACCAGATCAGAAACAGCGGCACTGAAACGTTGACCTTCGTTTGCCTGGTTCCCTCCACGGCGCCGGAGCTGTAG
- the katG gene encoding catalase/peroxidase HPI, with protein sequence MSNDCTCPVTGRVDKPIASSGRANRDWWPHQLNLKILHQNPPLGNPMGEEFSYAEEFKKLDLEALKKDLYALMTDSQEWWPADYGHYGGLFIRMAWHSAGTYRTGDGRGGGGSGSQRFAPLNSWPDNVNLDKARRLLWPIKQKYGRKISWADLMILAGNCALESMGFKTFGFGGGREDIWEPEEDIYWGSEAEWLATSDKPKSRYSGDRDLENPLAAVQMGLIYVNPEGPDGNPDPVASGRDVRETFGRMAMNDEETVALVAGGHTFGKCHGAGPATHVGPEPEAAPIEEQGLGWKSSFRSGKGGDTIGSGIEGAWKPNPTTWDMGYLKVLFKYEWELVKSPAGANQWLAKDVDEEDMVVDAHDPSKKHRPMMTTADLSLRFDPIYEPIARDYQQNPEKFADAFARAWFKLTHRDMGPRSRYLGAEVPAEELIWQDPVPTVDHQLIDGQDIAALKDTILASGLSVSQLVSTAWASASTFRGSDKRGGANGGRIRLAPQKDWEVNQPAQLKTVLQTLERIQKEYNDAQSGGKRVSLADLIVLGGCAGIEQAAKNAGQAVSVPFTPGRTDATQEQTDVASFAVLEPAADGFRNYLKTRYTVSAEELLVDRAQLLTLTAPEMTVLLGGMRVLNANYGQSRHGVFTKRPETLTNDFFLNLLDMGTVWKATSEAGDLFEGRDHTSGELKWTATRVDLIFGSNSQLRALAEVYGSGDSQEKFLHDFVAVWEKVMNLDRFDLA encoded by the coding sequence ATGAGCAATGATTGCACGTGTCCGGTAACAGGCCGAGTTGACAAACCAATTGCCAGCAGTGGCAGGGCGAACCGGGACTGGTGGCCACACCAGCTGAACCTGAAGATCCTCCATCAGAATCCTCCCCTGGGCAACCCGATGGGCGAGGAGTTCAGCTATGCCGAGGAATTCAAGAAACTCGACCTGGAAGCACTGAAGAAGGACCTCTATGCGCTGATGACCGACTCCCAGGAGTGGTGGCCGGCCGATTACGGTCACTACGGTGGGCTCTTCATCCGCATGGCGTGGCACAGCGCGGGCACCTACCGCACCGGCGACGGCCGCGGCGGCGGGGGATCCGGCTCCCAACGCTTCGCTCCGCTCAACAGCTGGCCGGACAACGTCAACCTGGACAAGGCGCGCCGTCTGCTCTGGCCGATCAAGCAGAAATACGGCAGGAAAATCTCCTGGGCCGACCTGATGATCCTCGCCGGCAACTGCGCCCTTGAGTCCATGGGCTTTAAGACCTTCGGCTTCGGCGGCGGGCGCGAAGACATCTGGGAGCCGGAAGAGGACATTTACTGGGGTTCCGAGGCCGAGTGGCTGGCCACAAGCGACAAGCCCAAGAGCCGTTACTCCGGCGACCGCGATCTGGAAAACCCCCTCGCCGCCGTACAGATGGGACTGATCTACGTGAACCCGGAAGGTCCGGACGGCAACCCTGATCCGGTCGCCTCAGGACGTGACGTTCGGGAGACCTTCGGCCGCATGGCCATGAATGACGAAGAGACTGTCGCGCTCGTCGCCGGCGGGCACACCTTCGGCAAGTGCCACGGCGCCGGCCCTGCGACCCATGTGGGGCCTGAGCCCGAAGCAGCCCCCATCGAGGAGCAGGGGCTTGGCTGGAAGAGCAGCTTCCGTAGCGGCAAGGGGGGCGATACGATCGGCAGCGGCATCGAGGGTGCCTGGAAACCAAACCCGACCACATGGGACATGGGCTATCTGAAGGTGCTGTTCAAATACGAGTGGGAACTGGTCAAGAGTCCGGCCGGCGCCAATCAGTGGCTGGCCAAGGATGTGGACGAAGAGGATATGGTGGTTGACGCCCACGACCCGTCCAAGAAGCACCGGCCGATGATGACCACGGCGGACCTCTCCCTGCGCTTCGACCCGATCTACGAGCCGATCGCGCGCGACTACCAGCAGAACCCCGAGAAATTCGCGGACGCCTTCGCCAGGGCGTGGTTCAAGCTGACCCACCGCGACATGGGACCGCGCTCACGCTATCTCGGCGCGGAAGTCCCCGCGGAAGAGCTGATCTGGCAGGACCCCGTCCCCACGGTGGATCATCAGCTGATTGACGGGCAGGATATCGCCGCTCTCAAGGACACTATCCTCGCTTCGGGGCTGTCCGTCTCCCAACTGGTCTCCACCGCCTGGGCATCGGCATCCACCTTCCGCGGCTCCGACAAGCGCGGCGGGGCCAACGGCGGTCGCATCCGTCTCGCGCCGCAGAAGGATTGGGAGGTCAACCAGCCTGCCCAACTGAAGACGGTGCTACAGACACTTGAACGTATCCAGAAGGAGTACAACGACGCCCAGTCAGGCGGGAAGCGGGTTTCGCTGGCCGACCTGATTGTTCTGGGCGGATGTGCGGGCATCGAACAGGCTGCCAAGAATGCCGGTCAGGCGGTGAGCGTTCCCTTCACGCCGGGACGCACGGATGCAACCCAGGAGCAAACCGACGTGGCGTCTTTCGCCGTACTCGAGCCGGCTGCCGACGGCTTCCGTAACTATCTCAAAACCAGGTACACCGTATCAGCGGAGGAGCTGCTGGTTGATCGGGCGCAACTGCTGACACTGACCGCCCCTGAGATGACGGTTCTCCTCGGCGGCATGCGCGTCCTGAATGCCAACTACGGACAGTCCCGGCACGGCGTCTTCACCAAGCGGCCCGAGACGCTGACCAATGACTTCTTCCTGAATCTGCTGGACATGGGCACGGTGTGGAAGGCGACCTCGGAAGCCGGCGACCTGTTCGAGGGGCGTGATCACACGAGCGGCGAACTCAAATGGACCGCTACCCGTGTCGATCTCATCTTCGGTTCCAACTCCCAACTGCGGGCCCTGGCGGAAGTCTATGGAAGTGGGGACTCCCAGGAGAAGTTCCTGCACGACTTTGTAGCGGTGTGGGAAAAAGTAATGAACCTTGACCGTTTCGACCTCGCCTGA
- a CDS encoding class I SAM-dependent methyltransferase, whose translation MARRQGTSAKKAGKEPAPPEKHDIRPGQSLELLQELHILTRDGKLNQDSRRKLKQINHLYQFIEPLLEDVRRANRSITLVDHGAGKSYLGFILYDLYVRQNREAECRIFGIETRDELVDKSRDLARRLGFDAKSFLNLSVADAIHADAIPQQVDMVTALHACDTATDDAIRFALMKRARFVVLAPCCQAEVAAVLRRNKGKALASSLAELWRRPLHTREFGSLVTNVLRCLQLEAHGYQVNVTELVGWEHSLKNELIMAEYKDLPRRKPAQRLNDLLRMLGVEEELGSRFFTPPEERLIRNEP comes from the coding sequence ATGGCGAGACGCCAAGGCACAAGCGCCAAGAAAGCGGGAAAGGAACCGGCACCGCCGGAGAAGCACGACATCAGGCCGGGACAGTCCCTGGAACTGCTCCAGGAACTGCACATCCTGACCCGCGACGGGAAACTGAACCAGGACAGCAGGAGAAAGCTGAAGCAGATCAACCACCTGTACCAGTTCATCGAACCGCTGCTGGAGGATGTCCGGCGTGCAAACCGTTCCATCACCCTGGTGGACCACGGTGCGGGCAAGTCATATCTGGGGTTCATCCTCTACGACCTGTACGTCAGACAGAACAGGGAGGCCGAGTGCCGCATCTTCGGCATCGAGACACGGGACGAGCTGGTGGACAAGTCCCGTGACCTGGCCCGACGCCTCGGTTTCGACGCCAAGAGTTTCCTCAACCTGAGCGTGGCCGACGCCATCCATGCGGATGCCATTCCCCAGCAGGTGGACATGGTTACCGCCCTGCACGCCTGCGACACCGCCACCGACGACGCCATCCGCTTTGCCCTCATGAAGCGGGCCCGTTTCGTCGTGCTGGCCCCCTGCTGCCAGGCCGAGGTGGCAGCCGTGCTGCGCAGGAACAAGGGAAAGGCCCTGGCCAGCAGCCTGGCCGAACTCTGGCGGCGGCCGCTGCACACCAGGGAGTTCGGCAGCCTGGTCACCAACGTGCTGCGCTGCCTGCAACTGGAGGCCCACGGCTACCAGGTGAACGTGACCGAGCTGGTGGGATGGGAACACTCCCTGAAGAACGAGCTGATCATGGCCGAATACAAGGACCTGCCCCGCCGCAAACCGGCGCAGCGCTTGAATGACCTGCTTCGCATGCTGGGGGTCGAGGAGGAGCTGGGCAGCCGCTTCTTCACACCGCCTGAGGAGCGGCTGATCCGAAACGAACCGTAA
- a CDS encoding DJ-1/PfpI family protein: MAAKKILMLVGDFVEDYEVMVPFQALQMVGHTVHAACCGKKAGETVRTAVHDFEGDQTYSEKPGHNFTLNASFDGIRPQEYDALVIPGGRAPEYLRLNQEVIDMVRHFAETGKPVAAICHGPQLLAAAGMLKGRACSAYPAVGPEVTLAGGTYVDIPVDQAHVDGNLVTAPAWPAHPQWLACFLKLLGTTIEL; encoded by the coding sequence ATGGCTGCTAAAAAAATTCTGATGCTGGTGGGTGATTTTGTGGAGGACTACGAGGTCATGGTCCCTTTCCAGGCGCTGCAAATGGTGGGACACACGGTGCACGCGGCCTGCTGCGGCAAGAAGGCCGGCGAGACGGTGCGCACGGCGGTTCATGACTTCGAGGGAGACCAGACCTACAGCGAAAAGCCGGGGCACAATTTCACCCTCAACGCCAGTTTCGATGGGATACGCCCCCAGGAGTACGACGCCCTGGTCATTCCGGGAGGGAGGGCGCCCGAGTACCTGCGCCTGAACCAGGAGGTCATCGACATGGTCCGCCATTTCGCCGAAACCGGCAAACCGGTGGCGGCCATCTGCCACGGCCCCCAGCTACTGGCTGCAGCAGGCATGCTCAAGGGGCGGGCCTGTTCAGCCTACCCGGCGGTGGGACCGGAAGTCACCCTGGCCGGCGGGACCTACGTGGATATCCCGGTTGACCAGGCCCATGTGGACGGGAACCTGGTCACCGCGCCTGCCTGGCCGGCCCACCCCCAGTGGCTGGCATGCTTCCTGAAACTGCTGGGCACCACGATCGAACTCTAA
- the purT gene encoding formate-dependent phosphoribosylglycinamide formyltransferase, translating to MNLGTPLKPGATRVLLLGSGELGKEVAIEAQRLGVEVIAVDRYADAPAMQVAHRSHVISMQDREELKRVIGLERPDLIVPEIEAIDTEFLLELEQGGQRVIPTARATNLTMNREGIRRLAAEELGLPTARYAFAASLEEMRGHVAQIGCPCVIKPIMSSSGKGQSVLRDPSQVDEAWRYAMEGARGASDTVIIEEFIQFDYEITLLTVRHCNGTSFCPPIGHVQIKGDYHESWQPMAMSPAALAEARRQAEAVTTALGGYGLFGVELFISNDRVLFSEVSPRPHDTGMVTMISQNLSQFELHVRAILGLPVGEIVNLAPSASHVILADASFDAVRFEGLEQALEVATSKLRLFGKPDTRPGRRMGVALVQGKDTDEARGRAEACAHAVRMVPLS from the coding sequence ATGAATCTGGGAACACCATTGAAACCGGGCGCAACCAGGGTCCTGCTGCTGGGGTCCGGGGAACTGGGCAAGGAAGTCGCCATCGAGGCCCAGCGCCTGGGGGTTGAGGTGATTGCCGTTGACCGCTATGCCGATGCTCCGGCCATGCAGGTGGCGCATCGCAGCCATGTCATCAGCATGCAGGACCGTGAGGAGCTGAAAAGGGTGATCGGCCTGGAACGCCCCGACCTGATCGTGCCGGAGATCGAGGCCATCGACACCGAATTCCTGCTGGAGCTTGAGCAGGGAGGTCAACGGGTGATCCCCACCGCCCGGGCCACCAACCTGACCATGAACCGGGAGGGGATCCGGCGGCTGGCAGCCGAAGAACTGGGTTTGCCCACGGCGCGCTACGCTTTTGCCGCCAGCCTGGAGGAGATGCGCGGTCATGTGGCCCAGATCGGCTGCCCCTGCGTCATCAAGCCGATTATGAGCTCCTCGGGCAAGGGGCAGAGCGTGCTGCGCGACCCCTCACAGGTGGACGAGGCCTGGCGCTATGCCATGGAGGGGGCGCGGGGCGCCTCGGATACGGTGATCATCGAGGAGTTCATTCAGTTCGACTACGAGATCACCCTGCTGACAGTGCGCCACTGCAACGGCACTTCCTTCTGCCCTCCCATTGGCCATGTGCAGATCAAGGGGGACTACCACGAGTCCTGGCAGCCCATGGCCATGAGTCCCGCGGCCCTGGCCGAGGCCAGGCGCCAGGCCGAGGCGGTCACCACCGCCCTGGGGGGCTACGGTCTTTTCGGCGTGGAGCTGTTCATCAGCAACGACCGGGTCCTGTTCAGCGAGGTCTCGCCCCGTCCCCACGACACCGGCATGGTCACCATGATCTCCCAGAACCTGTCCCAGTTTGAGCTGCACGTGCGCGCCATCCTGGGGCTGCCGGTGGGCGAGATCGTCAACCTGGCCCCCTCGGCCAGTCATGTGATCCTGGCCGACGCCAGCTTTGATGCGGTGCGCTTCGAGGGGCTGGAGCAGGCCTTGGAGGTAGCCACCAGCAAGCTGCGCCTGTTCGGCAAACCGGATACCCGCCCCGGCCGGCGCATGGGGGTCGCCCTGGTGCAGGGGAAAGACACGGACGAGGCCCGCGGCCGCGCCGAAGCCTGCGCCCACGCCGTACGCATGGTTCCATTGTCGTAG
- a CDS encoding methyl-accepting chemotaxis protein: MNWFGNLKVGTKLLSAFGAVLILTTLLGIFGIYQIGRVNRGTEALGSNWMPSTNRVADLHAHLNKFRRSEFQHILSTTPEEMDKYEKRMDTTLESIKSVDAAYQKLLSDPEERKLYDSYVRILALYFAESRKLVELSRQGRNQEARDLLRGNSASYLAEAEADLNKLIELNVKGGQDEYQRAVELYNSSKVTIVVTLIVCVAIGMVLAFAISRMITVPLVAGVDAANRIASGDLTVDVRSSSSDEVGQLMSAMKHMVENLRTMIARTVEIAGSIASASTQLQSTSEQIATGAEEVANQTNTVATASEEMSHTSTDIARNCSMAADASRQTTESANDGARVVHETITGMNIIAERVQQSSRTVEALGARSDQIGQIVGTIEDIADQTNLLALNAAIEAARAGEQGRGFAVVADEVRALAERTTKATREIGEMIKSIQNETREAVRAMGEGVREVEKGTESSRKSGQALEDILGRINEVGMQINQIATAAEEQTATTSEVSMNIQQITEVVHQSARGAEETANAASQLAQQANDLQGLVSSFRLN, translated from the coding sequence ATGAACTGGTTCGGAAATCTCAAGGTCGGTACAAAACTCCTGTCAGCCTTTGGCGCGGTCCTTATTCTGACGACACTCCTCGGCATCTTCGGCATCTACCAGATCGGCAGGGTTAACCGGGGAACCGAGGCTCTGGGCAGCAACTGGATGCCCAGCACCAATCGGGTTGCCGATCTGCATGCCCATCTGAACAAGTTCCGTCGTTCGGAATTCCAGCATATCCTCTCCACCACCCCCGAAGAGATGGACAAGTACGAGAAACGCATGGATACGACACTGGAATCCATCAAGAGTGTTGATGCGGCCTACCAGAAACTGCTCTCCGATCCGGAGGAGCGCAAGCTGTACGATAGCTATGTCAGGATTCTGGCTTTGTACTTCGCCGAGAGCAGGAAGCTTGTGGAACTGTCGCGGCAGGGCAGAAACCAGGAGGCCCGGGACCTGCTGCGCGGAAACTCGGCCAGTTACCTTGCCGAAGCAGAGGCTGATCTGAACAAGCTGATCGAGCTGAACGTCAAGGGGGGGCAGGACGAGTACCAGAGAGCTGTGGAACTCTACAATTCCTCGAAGGTCACCATTGTGGTTACCCTTATCGTCTGTGTCGCCATCGGCATGGTCCTGGCCTTTGCCATCTCGCGCATGATAACCGTTCCGCTGGTCGCCGGAGTTGACGCGGCAAACCGCATCGCTTCGGGCGACCTGACGGTGGATGTACGGTCCAGCTCCAGTGACGAGGTTGGCCAACTGATGAGTGCCATGAAACATATGGTCGAGAACCTGCGCACCATGATTGCGCGGACCGTTGAGATAGCGGGCAGTATTGCCTCTGCTTCGACCCAGTTGCAGTCCACGTCGGAGCAGATCGCCACCGGAGCCGAGGAGGTGGCCAACCAGACCAACACGGTGGCAACCGCCAGCGAGGAGATGTCCCACACCTCCACCGATATCGCGCGCAACTGCTCCATGGCGGCCGATGCGTCCCGCCAGACTACCGAGTCGGCCAATGATGGAGCCAGGGTCGTTCATGAGACCATTACGGGCATGAATATCATCGCCGAGAGGGTTCAGCAGAGTTCCCGGACCGTGGAGGCCCTGGGTGCGCGTTCGGACCAGATTGGCCAGATCGTCGGCACGATCGAGGATATCGCCGACCAGACCAATCTCCTGGCGCTGAATGCCGCCATCGAGGCTGCGCGCGCCGGTGAACAGGGACGCGGCTTCGCGGTCGTGGCCGACGAGGTGCGCGCCCTGGCCGAGCGGACCACCAAGGCGACTCGCGAGATCGGCGAGATGATCAAATCGATCCAGAACGAGACCAGGGAGGCGGTCAGGGCCATGGGGGAAGGGGTGCGCGAGGTGGAGAAGGGAACGGAATCCTCCCGGAAATCGGGACAGGCGCTGGAGGATATCCTCGGCAGGATCAACGAGGTTGGCATGCAGATCAACCAGATCGCCACCGCTGCCGAGGAGCAGACCGCTACGACCAGCGAGGTCTCCATGAACATCCAGCAGATCACCGAGGTCGTTCACCAGTCCGCACGCGGCGCCGAGGAAACGGCCAATGCCGCGTCACAGTTGGCCCAACAGGCCAACGATCTGCAGGGGTTGGTCAGCAGCTTCCGGCTCAACTGA
- a CDS encoding MerR family transcriptional regulator: MQQNVTQEEWVARFRAVGLDDAAMEQWHRLFEQENPQGHHSFLQWLGCSPEQIERIRRDYA, from the coding sequence ATGCAACAGAATGTGACGCAGGAAGAGTGGGTCGCGCGGTTCCGTGCCGTTGGTCTGGATGACGCGGCGATGGAGCAGTGGCACCGGTTGTTCGAACAGGAAAATCCCCAGGGGCACCACAGTTTCCTTCAGTGGCTCGGATGTTCACCCGAGCAGATAGAGCGGATCCGCCGCGATTACGCCTAA
- a CDS encoding MerR family transcriptional regulator: MYRIGELAERFGISRSTLLYYDRIGLLSPSLRSGAGYRLYSVADLQRLDAIRSYRRAGLGVEDIRSILAFGDDASTALLQRRLREVGREINALQAQQRVLAGMLRVRGEDPPRTSVDKDMFVAMLRAAGMDDQAMGRLHAEFELREPQAHHAFLLSLGILENEALLIRRWSAGGDSEGETAARDRGSA; encoded by the coding sequence ATGTATCGCATTGGTGAGCTGGCGGAGCGCTTCGGCATCTCCCGCAGCACCCTCCTGTACTATGACCGGATCGGGCTGCTCTCGCCGTCCCTGCGCAGCGGGGCGGGTTACCGCCTCTATTCCGTTGCCGACCTGCAGCGGCTGGACGCGATCCGCTCCTATCGCCGGGCTGGCCTGGGGGTGGAGGATATCCGCTCCATACTTGCCTTTGGAGACGATGCGTCCACGGCGCTTCTGCAGCGACGCCTGCGGGAGGTCGGCAGGGAGATCAATGCTTTGCAGGCCCAGCAGCGGGTGCTGGCCGGGATGCTGCGGGTCAGGGGGGAGGACCCTCCCCGGACCAGCGTGGACAAGGATATGTTCGTGGCCATGCTGCGGGCCGCCGGCATGGATGACCAGGCCATGGGGCGCCTGCATGCCGAATTCGAGCTCCGTGAGCCCCAAGCCCACCACGCCTTTCTCCTGTCGCTGGGCATTTTGGAGAACGAGGCCCTGCTGATACGGCGCTGGTCGGCCGGTGGGGATAGTGAAGGGGAAACGGCTGCCCGGGACCGGGGGAGCGCCTGA
- a CDS encoding DUF4388 domain-containing protein, whose translation MSLTGDLKHFPIIDIIQLLHGARKSGVLRLSGERGESQLVFHEGDLVSANYLNSRVRIGQVLVSAGAISEEQLARALEIQNSAGDRRLPLVNTLLEQGMVGETAAYNCLESLIEMTIIEVMTWNEGHFSLEMGGDEGCDGYRFSKTGFPQRILLNSQGILMETLRIYDEKMREGSMDEILSIAGVDNLDLEGEQPGGGQAVTGGGEQERGLPALQQMLAEQRNMVRRAGDQSYRSVEELGRLIVDEFPAAAKEQKLELLSLLAGPGPEAGGAAEPRGMAVILVTRSPLLSTMVRSICHQEGVYAIATDNIASLDMSIRLLLCQALRLFIFLDVPHDDAAQESLSSGAELRKYPQVSLVLTACSRFWGMLGMQALASGMRAIIPRPCRECGEEAYLRQALAFCSGLGALLRSLSSEHGKNADQRFFSCISRLRDCRTRTEIADALLAYLMEPFERGIVFLVTETELVAEHSFGVGEGKGEGLKPLSTLCIARDDQEIFEDMVKTGTMYYGFHSDSTWPHQLYRLIGRPDSPEVLLFPLVRANRVVAFIYADFGSRPATAPTLACIEALVQYSTAQVSISAYRQKLKAMLERQRTQEPPQAG comes from the coding sequence ATGTCACTTACAGGTGATCTGAAGCATTTTCCCATCATCGATATCATCCAGTTGCTGCACGGGGCACGCAAGAGCGGCGTGCTGCGCCTCTCCGGTGAGAGGGGCGAGAGCCAGCTGGTGTTCCACGAGGGGGACCTGGTCAGCGCCAACTACCTTAACAGCCGCGTACGCATCGGCCAGGTTCTGGTCAGCGCCGGCGCCATAAGCGAAGAACAGCTGGCCCGGGCGCTGGAAATCCAGAACAGTGCCGGCGACCGGCGTTTGCCGCTGGTCAACACCCTGCTGGAGCAGGGCATGGTCGGTGAGACTGCGGCATACAACTGCCTTGAATCCTTGATCGAGATGACCATTATCGAGGTGATGACCTGGAATGAGGGGCACTTTTCCCTGGAGATGGGCGGGGACGAGGGTTGCGACGGTTACCGGTTTTCCAAGACAGGCTTCCCCCAGAGAATCCTGCTGAACTCCCAGGGAATCCTGATGGAGACGCTACGCATTTATGATGAGAAGATGCGGGAGGGCTCCATGGATGAGATCCTGAGCATCGCCGGTGTCGACAACCTGGACCTGGAAGGGGAACAGCCGGGGGGCGGGCAGGCCGTCACGGGAGGAGGCGAGCAGGAGAGGGGGCTGCCGGCGCTCCAGCAGATGCTCGCGGAACAGAGGAACATGGTCCGCCGTGCCGGTGACCAGAGCTACCGCTCGGTGGAGGAACTGGGCAGGCTGATCGTCGACGAATTCCCCGCAGCGGCCAAGGAACAGAAGCTGGAACTGCTCTCCCTGCTGGCCGGACCCGGACCGGAAGCGGGAGGGGCTGCTGAACCCCGGGGCATGGCGGTGATCCTGGTTACCCGCTCGCCGCTGCTCTCCACCATGGTCAGATCCATCTGCCACCAGGAGGGGGTCTACGCCATAGCCACGGACAACATCGCCTCGCTGGATATGAGTATCCGGCTGCTCCTCTGCCAGGCCCTGCGCCTGTTCATTTTCCTCGACGTCCCCCATGACGATGCCGCGCAGGAGAGTCTCAGCAGCGGCGCGGAACTGCGCAAATACCCCCAGGTGTCCCTGGTGCTGACCGCCTGCTCCCGCTTCTGGGGCATGCTGGGGATGCAGGCGCTGGCTTCGGGCATGCGTGCCATCATCCCGCGCCCCTGCCGGGAGTGCGGGGAGGAGGCCTACCTGCGGCAGGCCCTGGCCTTCTGCTCGGGGTTGGGAGCCTTACTGCGGTCGCTTTCGTCGGAGCATGGCAAGAACGCCGACCAGCGTTTTTTCAGCTGCATCTCCCGACTGCGCGACTGCAGGACGCGCACGGAGATAGCGGATGCGCTGCTGGCATACCTGATGGAGCCGTTCGAGCGCGGCATCGTCTTTCTGGTGACTGAAACGGAACTGGTGGCGGAACACTCCTTCGGCGTTGGGGAAGGCAAGGGGGAGGGACTGAAACCGCTCTCCACCCTCTGCATTGCCCGGGATGATCAGGAGATTTTCGAGGATATGGTCAAAACCGGAACGATGTACTACGGGTTTCACAGCGATTCCACCTGGCCCCATCAACTGTACCGTCTGATCGGCAGGCCGGACAGTCCGGAGGTGCTGCTCTTCCCGCTGGTGCGCGCCAACAGGGTCGTGGCGTTCATCTATGCCGATTTTGGGTCACGGCCGGCGACCGCACCGACCCTGGCCTGCATCGAGGCGCTGGTGCAGTACAGCACCGCCCAGGTCAGCATTTCGGCATACCGCCAGAAGTTGAAGGCCATGCTGGAGCGGCAGAGAACGCAGGAACCTCCCCAGGCAGGCTGA